Proteins from one Myxococcales bacterium genomic window:
- a CDS encoding DUF5615 family PIN-like protein: protein MKLLLDQGLPRGACATRPAGARRPARRRRRLAAAADDSILDWAAAEARVVVTLDADFHAILARRAALGPSVIRVRVEGLRAEALAVLLARIIASSEAALNAGAAVTVGPDEETARARTLPLWFTHPRGGGHCGPPSVH, encoded by the coding sequence GTGAAGCTGCTGCTCGACCAGGGCCTCCCGCGTGGCGCATGCGCTACTCGCCCAGCAGGGGCACGACGTCCTGCACGTCGGCGACGTCGGCTTGCAGCGGCGGCCGACGACTCCATCTTGGACTGGGCTGCAGCTGAGGCCCGTGTCGTCGTCACGCTGGATGCTGACTTCCACGCCATTCTGGCTCGGCGGGCGGCCCTTGGGCCATCGGTGATCCGGGTGCGCGTCGAGGGACTGCGCGCGGAAGCATTGGCCGTTCTTCTAGCGCGAATCATCGCCTCCTCCGAAGCCGCGTTGAATGCGGGCGCGGCGGTGACCGTGGGGCCAGACGAAGAGACGGCCCGCGCACGGACACTGCCGCTGTGGTTCACTCATCCCCGTGGAGGCGGTCATTGCGGACCGCCATCGGTGCATTGA
- a CDS encoding DUF433 domain-containing protein yields the protein MAFDRITVDPAKMGGQPCIRGMRLTVKRVLEALAVYPNPTELKQQYPELDDEDIRQALAYAATLIPGQPGDLSAAS from the coding sequence ATGGCCTTCGACCGCATCACCGTGGATCCCGCCAAGATGGGCGGTCAGCCGTGCATCCGTGGCATGCGGCTGACGGTGAAGCGCGTGCTGGAAGCTCTGGCCGTGTATCCGAATCCGACCGAACTCAAGCAGCAATACCCTGAGCTGGACGACGAAGACATCCGACAAGCGCTGGCATACGCGGCCACGCTGATCCCTGGCCAGCCCGGGGACCTTTCGGCCGCCTCGTGA
- a CDS encoding zf-TFIIB domain-containing protein: MSEYRTAPRCPRCSRPLEALAIQAGSALGCDGCAGVLLDDEAFGFVRTSFYEQLGKAIDPAALDLLPWDDSATLQCPRCKSTMKRTALVGIPVDFCAEHGTWFDARELTAVAYTIAHQHARDAAPLPGYGFEHWARSPEVRESLRTLSARTRESVDQAALIESERRMDRIPGMWLLGLLGGLVKRRGL, translated from the coding sequence GTGAGCGAGTACCGCACTGCCCCGCGCTGTCCGCGTTGCTCGCGCCCGCTCGAGGCGCTGGCGATCCAGGCGGGGTCGGCGCTCGGCTGTGATGGCTGCGCCGGTGTGCTGCTCGACGACGAGGCGTTCGGCTTCGTGCGCACCAGCTTCTACGAACAACTCGGGAAGGCCATCGACCCCGCCGCGCTCGATCTGCTGCCCTGGGACGACAGCGCAACGCTCCAGTGTCCGCGCTGCAAGAGCACCATGAAACGAACCGCGCTGGTCGGCATTCCCGTCGACTTCTGCGCCGAGCACGGGACCTGGTTCGACGCCCGAGAGCTCACCGCCGTCGCTTACACCATCGCCCATCAGCACGCGCGCGATGCCGCTCCTTTGCCCGGCTACGGCTTCGAACACTGGGCCCGATCGCCGGAGGTTCGAGAGTCGCTGAGAACGCTCAGCGCGCGCACCCGGGAGAGCGTCGATCAGGCAGCGCTCATCGAGAGCGAGCGCCGCATGGACCGAATTCCAGGCATGTGGCTGCTCGGGCTCCTCGGCGGTCTGGTGAAACGCCGCGGTCTTTGA
- a CDS encoding cyclic nucleotide-binding domain-containing protein, whose protein sequence is MEETLSVMEPGDAFGEMALLLYEPRAASVVAEGEVTLLVLDKQTLSEGLGIDGWTGALVRGLAQRFADLEQQVRASGMRRG, encoded by the coding sequence ATGGAGGAGACGCTGTCGGTGATGGAGCCCGGCGACGCGTTCGGCGAGATGGCGCTCTTGCTCTACGAACCGCGCGCGGCGTCGGTGGTGGCGGAGGGCGAGGTCACGCTGCTGGTGCTCGACAAGCAGACCTTGAGCGAGGGTCTGGGCATCGATGGCTGGACGGGCGCGCTGGTGCGGGGTTTGGCCCAGCGTTTTGCAGATCTCGAGCAACAGGTGCGCGCCAGCGGCATGCGCCGCGGTTGA
- a CDS encoding serine/threonine protein kinase produces the protein MGNEQLAAAARSEPVQVIEKIPVGGDHGVDAALIQSEGIPTPPDLRIMPELGRGVAGRIHPAIDRYLLRRVALKRLSKELAQHPFYRDGFIAEAQMTGQLEHPNIVPVHELGVSPEGVPFFTMKLVHGVSLRDWLRDRQRPPGSSQRLEAGLEIFLKVCEAIAYAHDSGVVHRDLKPENVMVGSFGQVYVMDWGLARLTRSIPASGARAQMEAEGPVGTPPFMAPEQARGKPHEMDERTDVFGLGAILYQLVSGRLPYGALRDPKEIIARALAGETVDIDAATAGLQIPKRIRQIVTRAISKDPAARWRRRCR, from the coding sequence ATGGGGAACGAACAGCTAGCGGCGGCGGCTCGCTCCGAGCCAGTACAGGTCATCGAAAAAATCCCGGTAGGCGGCGACCACGGCGTCGACGCCGCGCTCATCCAGAGCGAGGGCATCCCGACGCCGCCTGATCTTCGCATCATGCCGGAGCTCGGGAGGGGGGTTGCCGGGCGCATTCATCCGGCGATCGATCGCTACCTGTTGCGCAGGGTGGCGCTCAAGCGCCTGAGCAAGGAGCTGGCGCAGCACCCATTTTATCGCGACGGTTTCATCGCCGAGGCGCAGATGACGGGCCAGCTCGAGCACCCGAACATCGTGCCGGTGCACGAGCTGGGTGTGAGCCCGGAGGGTGTGCCGTTCTTCACGATGAAGCTCGTGCATGGAGTGTCGCTGCGCGATTGGCTGCGCGATCGCCAGCGTCCTCCCGGCTCCAGCCAGCGGCTCGAGGCCGGGCTCGAGATCTTCCTGAAGGTGTGCGAGGCCATCGCTTACGCCCACGACTCGGGTGTGGTGCACCGGGACTTGAAACCCGAGAACGTGATGGTGGGCAGCTTCGGTCAGGTCTACGTGATGGACTGGGGCCTGGCGCGGCTCACGCGCAGCATTCCGGCGTCCGGGGCGCGCGCGCAGATGGAGGCCGAGGGCCCGGTCGGCACGCCGCCCTTCATGGCGCCCGAACAAGCCCGCGGCAAACCCCACGAGATGGACGAGCGCACCGACGTGTTCGGGCTCGGCGCGATCCTGTATCAGCTCGTCAGCGGCAGGTTGCCCTACGGAGCGCTGCGCGATCCGAAGGAGATCATCGCGCGTGCGCTGGCCGGTGAGACCGTCGACATCGACGCGGCCACGGCGGGTTTGCAGATCCCGAAACGCATTCGCCAGATCGTGACCCGGGCCATCAGCAAAGATCCAGCCGCGCGATGGAGGAGACGCTGTCGGTGA
- a CDS encoding class I SAM-dependent methyltransferase, with the protein MRLPRLQLFEFNDLDWVGSDVRDTVVESLSRGLSWGRTLTGMVEPFAEFLDAAGTERVIDLCAGAGGPAEIVVNEFRRVGREPPELLLTDLYPRERAWARVTAREPKIQAHYTALDATAIPAETSHGRARAIINAFHHFPPELAREILADAVRSRASIWVSEAFDRNPLQFLAFAPFGLAALLANPVLTPERTLGKTVLAWGVTPLTLGISAWDGFVSTLRVYEEGELREMVEPFGADYRWEFGTYRYALGGKGYFFWGAPT; encoded by the coding sequence ATGCGTTTGCCACGCCTGCAGCTGTTCGAGTTCAACGACCTCGACTGGGTTGGGTCCGACGTGCGCGATACCGTCGTGGAGTCGCTGAGCCGGGGCCTGAGCTGGGGCCGGACACTCACCGGGATGGTCGAGCCGTTCGCGGAGTTCCTGGACGCCGCGGGCACGGAGCGTGTGATCGATCTCTGCGCCGGCGCGGGAGGCCCGGCTGAGATCGTCGTGAACGAGTTTCGACGCGTCGGGCGCGAGCCGCCGGAGTTGCTCTTGACGGACTTGTATCCCCGCGAGCGAGCCTGGGCGCGGGTCACCGCGCGTGAGCCCAAGATCCAGGCGCACTACACGGCGCTGGACGCAACCGCGATCCCGGCGGAGACCAGCCACGGCCGAGCGCGGGCCATCATCAATGCGTTTCACCATTTCCCGCCCGAGCTCGCCCGCGAGATCCTGGCCGACGCGGTGCGCTCGCGCGCGTCCATCTGGGTGTCGGAGGCGTTCGACCGAAACCCGCTTCAGTTCCTCGCCTTTGCTCCCTTTGGTCTGGCGGCGCTCCTGGCCAACCCGGTGCTCACGCCCGAGCGCACGCTGGGCAAGACCGTGCTCGCTTGGGGGGTCACGCCGCTCACCTTGGGCATCAGCGCGTGGGACGGCTTCGTGAGCACACTCCGGGTCTACGAAGAGGGTGAGCTGCGAGAGATGGTCGAGCCCTTCGGCGCCGACTACCGCTGGGAGTTCGGCACGTATCGGTACGCCCTGGGTGGCAAGGGTTACTTCTTCTGGGGCGCGCCGACGTGA
- a CDS encoding S1 family peptidase encodes MIRPAPLFGLATLVLFVSACSGGDPTRERPSSTSESIVGGVDDTGAAAHNNVVMLGIAGGGYCTGSLIAPKLVLTARHCVAPNLTPQGIGCDINGNSTNGDHIGNNYAASSIKVYTGTKPAFWGTPVAVGTQLFTLPTKNLCNSDIALIVLNTPITSATPMKIRLTSPPVIGELATAVGYGSINDSPQGQGVGTRRRRANVPVVSVGKDWNQNLGDAELAAGQAICSGDSGGPLISAGGAVIGIASRGAKCTDPNENPKYARVDYQKALIDQAFAAAGASPLLETGSGTPITPKATGEAPCKTGAECSSFLCAAGGYCTDFCSASSCPTGMVCQDVSFPMFTKPVPACVPLGGGTACEQCRNTECVNVVSDCIADASCKAVLACADACADAACIAACKATNAAGADAYDSVAYCACNSSCAAPCASHCSAGTGGAGGAAGGGGAAGAGATGAGGGAPGGTTGSGGAGTGAATGTGGNSKGTSDSSGGCSVPRRGSSSNGFSLALAALALAVARRRRTA; translated from the coding sequence ATGATCCGACCCGCCCCCCTGTTTGGTCTCGCCACACTGGTGCTCTTCGTTTCAGCTTGCTCCGGCGGTGACCCGACGCGCGAGCGCCCTTCGAGCACGTCAGAATCCATCGTCGGCGGCGTCGATGACACGGGGGCGGCGGCGCACAACAACGTGGTCATGCTCGGCATTGCCGGCGGCGGCTACTGCACGGGGTCCCTGATCGCGCCCAAGCTGGTCCTCACCGCGCGGCACTGCGTTGCGCCAAACCTGACCCCGCAGGGGATTGGCTGCGACATCAACGGAAACTCGACCAACGGCGATCACATTGGCAACAACTACGCGGCGTCGAGCATCAAGGTCTACACCGGCACGAAGCCGGCGTTCTGGGGCACCCCGGTGGCGGTCGGCACGCAGCTCTTCACCCTGCCCACCAAGAACCTGTGCAACAGCGACATCGCCTTGATCGTGCTGAACACGCCGATCACCAGCGCCACGCCGATGAAGATCCGGCTGACCTCTCCGCCCGTCATCGGGGAGCTTGCCACCGCGGTCGGCTACGGCTCGATCAATGACAGCCCCCAGGGTCAGGGTGTCGGGACCCGAAGGCGTCGCGCCAACGTACCCGTCGTCAGCGTGGGCAAGGACTGGAATCAGAACCTTGGGGACGCTGAGCTCGCTGCGGGACAGGCGATTTGTTCGGGGGACTCCGGGGGTCCACTCATCTCGGCGGGGGGAGCGGTCATTGGCATCGCGTCGCGGGGCGCGAAGTGCACCGATCCCAACGAGAATCCGAAGTACGCCCGCGTTGATTACCAGAAGGCGTTGATCGACCAGGCTTTCGCCGCGGCGGGTGCATCGCCGCTCCTGGAGACCGGCTCGGGCACACCCATCACACCCAAAGCCACCGGCGAGGCACCGTGCAAGACCGGCGCCGAGTGCAGCTCGTTCTTGTGTGCGGCGGGTGGTTACTGCACCGACTTCTGCAGCGCCTCGTCGTGCCCGACGGGCATGGTCTGTCAGGACGTCTCCTTCCCGATGTTCACCAAGCCCGTGCCCGCGTGTGTACCCCTCGGCGGCGGCACGGCGTGTGAGCAGTGTCGCAACACCGAGTGTGTGAACGTCGTCTCGGACTGTATCGCAGACGCGAGCTGCAAGGCCGTGTTGGCTTGCGCGGACGCTTGCGCCGATGCTGCGTGCATCGCGGCCTGCAAGGCGACGAACGCTGCCGGTGCCGATGCCTACGACTCGGTCGCCTATTGCGCCTGCAACAGCAGCTGCGCCGCGCCGTGCGCGAGTCACTGCAGCGCCGGGACGGGTGGAGCCGGCGGGGCCGCGGGTGGCGGAGGCGCAGCGGGAGCGGGCGCAACCGGTGCTGGCGGCGGTGCGCCGGGCGGTACCACGGGCTCGGGTGGCGCGGGCACCGGCGCCGCCACGGGCACGGGGGGCAACTCCAAGGGTACGTCCGACAGCTCCGGCGGGTGCAGCGTGCCGCGGCGCGGCTCGTCGTCGAATGGGTTCTCGCTGGCGCTGGCGGCGCTCGCCCTCGCAGTGGCTCGACGTCGACGCACGGCGTGA